The following coding sequences are from one Phycisphaeraceae bacterium window:
- a CDS encoding S1 RNA-binding domain-containing protein: protein MNEQLSGSTPENPEDSSEPVSNPIPESPAAESVPTDAPDELAPEMADSDIDAMLEASLAESEAGSAKQEPEAVHHEVRRGRIAAIRGDDVFVELVGEMGKMQGLVPLTQFERAPRLGSVMDFVVDRVDEAEGLIYLSREGAVSRATWEQLARGSAVEARVTSTNKGGLELEMVGGIRAFMPASQVDLHHVDDLETFVGEKIEAIVQEIDRKSKKVLLSRRQYLQQKREAAKQKLLAELEVDQVREGKVSNIAQFGAFVDLGGVDGLLHVSDMTYGHVDKPNEVVKVGDTVKVKVLKIQDGEKGLRISLGLKQIQPDPWEGLGERYQVGEQVTGRVTRTANFGAFVEVEEGVEALLPISEMSWKRVHNADEVVRVGDMIKLSVISIDPARQRMSLSLKAAGGDPWEGVTLKYPQNAVVEGTVLSTTDFGAFVELEEGIEGLVHISELSDRRVGSVEDVVKVGDKRQFRVIELHEGERRIKLSIKQVEKLSTKAEDQHQPRNLGKVKKQHSGSLKSGLGKSAAMGMGLGDLNLDKFK, encoded by the coding sequence GTGAACGAGCAGCTCAGCGGCTCGACGCCGGAGAACCCCGAGGATTCCTCGGAGCCGGTGTCGAATCCCATCCCAGAATCCCCCGCAGCGGAGTCGGTCCCGACCGACGCGCCCGATGAGCTAGCGCCTGAGATGGCGGACAGCGACATCGACGCGATGCTCGAGGCCTCGCTGGCTGAGAGTGAAGCCGGCAGCGCGAAGCAGGAGCCGGAGGCGGTGCATCACGAGGTCCGGCGGGGTCGCATCGCCGCGATCCGCGGGGACGACGTGTTCGTCGAGTTGGTCGGCGAGATGGGCAAGATGCAGGGTCTAGTCCCGCTCACGCAGTTCGAGCGCGCCCCGCGACTCGGCTCGGTGATGGACTTCGTCGTGGACCGGGTGGATGAGGCCGAGGGGCTGATCTACCTGTCACGCGAGGGCGCGGTCAGCCGTGCGACTTGGGAGCAACTGGCCAGGGGCTCCGCGGTGGAGGCGCGGGTCACCTCGACCAACAAGGGCGGGCTCGAGCTGGAGATGGTGGGCGGGATCCGCGCATTCATGCCAGCGAGCCAGGTCGATCTTCACCATGTCGACGATCTCGAAACCTTCGTCGGCGAGAAGATCGAAGCGATCGTCCAGGAGATCGATCGCAAGTCGAAGAAGGTGCTGCTAAGCCGTCGGCAGTATCTCCAGCAGAAGCGCGAGGCGGCCAAGCAGAAGCTGCTGGCCGAGCTTGAAGTGGATCAGGTCCGCGAGGGCAAGGTCTCGAACATCGCGCAGTTCGGCGCGTTTGTTGATCTGGGCGGGGTTGATGGCTTGCTGCACGTCTCGGATATGACCTATGGCCATGTGGACAAGCCCAACGAGGTGGTCAAGGTTGGTGACACGGTCAAGGTTAAGGTTCTCAAGATCCAGGACGGCGAGAAGGGGCTGCGGATCAGCCTGGGGCTCAAGCAGATCCAGCCCGATCCGTGGGAGGGGCTCGGCGAGCGGTATCAGGTGGGTGAGCAGGTCACCGGCCGGGTCACGCGCACGGCGAACTTCGGGGCCTTTGTTGAGGTCGAGGAGGGCGTAGAGGCGCTGCTGCCGATCAGCGAGATGAGCTGGAAGCGGGTGCACAACGCGGACGAGGTCGTGCGTGTTGGCGACATGATCAAGCTCTCGGTCATCAGTATCGACCCGGCGCGGCAGCGGATGTCGCTGAGCCTGAAGGCGGCGGGCGGCGACCCGTGGGAAGGGGTGACCCTCAAGTACCCGCAGAACGCGGTCGTCGAGGGCACGGTGCTGAGCACAACCGACTTCGGTGCGTTCGTCGAGCTGGAAGAAGGTATCGAGGGCCTGGTGCACATCTCGGAGCTGTCGGACCGTCGGGTGGGCAGCGTCGAGGATGTGGTTAAGGTCGGCGACAAGCGCCAGTTCCGCGTGATCGAGCTGCACGAGGGCGAGCGTCGGATCAAGCTGTCGATCAAACAGGTCGAGAAGCTCTCGACCAAGGCAGAAGACCAGCACCAGCCTCGCAACCTGGGCAAGGTCAAGAAGCAGCACAGCGGGTCACTCAAGAGCGGGCTGGGTAAGTCAGCGGCGATGGGCATGGGCCTGGGCGACCTGAATCTGGACAAGTTCAAGTAG
- a CDS encoding ABC transporter ATP-binding protein, with the protein MAEPSNNAVAEFRKVEKLYNMGTAAPIVRALRGVDLMIPRGQYVAIMGPSGSGKSTLMNILGCLDRPTHGDYFIDGVNVAGLTDEDLSRVRGERLGFVFQNFNLITQLTIEDNVQVPLFYSGVAPALRRQRSEQALERVGLADRVGHRPTELSGGQQQRVAIARALVNEPSLLLADEPTGNLDSSTGQAILDMFDHLHRQGLTIVMVTHDEAVAERCQRIVRVLDGLIDSDQLVNLNQPQPA; encoded by the coding sequence GTGGCCGAACCATCCAACAACGCCGTCGCCGAGTTCCGCAAAGTCGAGAAGCTCTACAACATGGGCACCGCCGCCCCGATCGTTCGCGCCCTCCGAGGCGTCGACCTCATGATCCCTCGCGGCCAGTACGTCGCCATCATGGGCCCCTCGGGATCGGGCAAGAGCACCCTGATGAACATCCTCGGCTGCCTCGACCGGCCCACCCATGGCGACTACTTCATCGATGGCGTCAACGTCGCCGGTCTCACCGATGAAGACCTCTCCCGCGTCCGCGGCGAACGCCTCGGCTTCGTCTTCCAGAACTTCAACCTCATCACCCAGCTCACCATCGAGGACAACGTCCAGGTCCCCCTCTTCTACTCAGGCGTAGCTCCCGCCCTCCGACGCCAACGCTCCGAACAGGCCCTCGAACGAGTCGGCCTCGCCGACCGCGTCGGACACCGACCCACTGAACTCTCTGGCGGGCAGCAGCAGCGCGTCGCCATCGCTCGAGCCCTGGTCAACGAGCCCAGCCTTCTCCTCGCCGACGAACCCACCGGCAATCTCGACTCCTCCACCGGCCAGGCCATCCTCGACATGTTCGATCACCTCCACCGCCAGGGCCTCACCATCGTCATGGTCACCCACGATGAAGCCGTCGCCGAGCGATGCCAACGCATCGTCCGCGTCCTCGATGGCCTCATCGACTCAGATCAACTCGTGAATCTCAACCAGCCTCAGCCCGCCTGA
- the pgsA gene encoding CDP-diacylglycerol--glycerol-3-phosphate 3-phosphatidyltransferase encodes MKRAEIPNLLTAMRLVMTVGVLGCLELAERPSHSLWVWVALGLFVVAALTDALDGYLARRWDVVSRFGRIVDPLADKLLILATAGYLAASSSYDTGVTAWMLAVLLIRELLVTGLRGVVESSGGDFSARWSGKWKMILQSVAIPWAMLGMGLDPEGVSPGWFFVVRDGLLIAMAIITLVSGWAYVSGAARMLRASDQAG; translated from the coding sequence ATGAAGCGAGCCGAGATCCCGAACCTGCTGACCGCGATGCGCCTGGTGATGACAGTGGGTGTGCTCGGTTGTCTGGAGCTGGCTGAGCGCCCCTCCCACTCTCTTTGGGTTTGGGTGGCGCTGGGTTTGTTTGTGGTGGCGGCGCTGACTGACGCGCTGGATGGGTATCTGGCGCGGCGGTGGGATGTGGTGAGTCGGTTTGGGCGGATCGTGGACCCGCTGGCGGATAAACTGCTGATCCTGGCGACGGCGGGGTATCTGGCGGCGAGTTCGAGCTATGACACCGGGGTGACGGCGTGGATGCTGGCGGTCCTGCTGATTCGCGAGTTGCTGGTCACGGGGTTGCGGGGTGTGGTGGAATCGAGTGGCGGAGACTTTTCAGCGCGGTGGTCAGGCAAGTGGAAGATGATCCTGCAGTCGGTGGCTATTCCGTGGGCGATGCTGGGGATGGGGCTGGATCCGGAGGGGGTGTCGCCGGGCTGGTTTTTTGTGGTGCGGGATGGCCTGCTGATCGCGATGGCGATCATCACGCTGGTCTCGGGATGGGCTTATGTGTCAGGGGCGGCGCGGATGCTGCGGGCGTCGGATCAGGCGGGCTGA
- a CDS encoding glutamate-5-semialdehyde dehydrogenase translates to MSQTSTTMTDLKGYCDDISQRALRASRALTRFSGADRDRALLAMAEALLDQRRLLQSENALDLEAGREAGLAAAMIDRLALTDNRVELIAESLRQVAAQPDPVGRIESGKVLPNGIRLQKRRVPIGVVLIIFESRPNVTSDAASLCLKAGNAAILRGGKEAKHSNAVIASCVQAGLAAAGLPEDAVQLVETTDRAAVGHLLAQEGVIDVCIPRGGESLIRAVVEQAKIPVIKHYTGNCHVYVDEFADAAMAVEISRNAKTHRTGVCNAAETILVHQAAAKAGVLKKIGDALLAEGVEVRGDAATQEAITGSKAASDADWGTEYLDKIVAIRVVDSLGEAIEHINRYGSRHTDAIVTKDLAAAERFTNEVDTANAFVNCSTRFSDGFQYGLGAEIGISTDKLHARGPMGADDLTTTKWVAYGDGQVRS, encoded by the coding sequence ATGAGCCAGACGAGCACGACCATGACCGATCTCAAAGGCTACTGCGACGATATCTCACAGAGAGCGTTGCGGGCATCGCGAGCGCTGACTCGATTCTCGGGAGCCGATCGTGACCGTGCGTTGCTGGCGATGGCGGAGGCGTTGCTGGACCAGCGTCGGTTGCTACAGAGTGAGAACGCACTGGACCTGGAGGCGGGGCGTGAGGCGGGGTTGGCGGCGGCGATGATCGATCGACTCGCCCTGACGGACAATCGGGTGGAGCTGATCGCAGAGTCGCTTCGGCAGGTGGCGGCGCAGCCTGATCCCGTTGGGCGGATTGAGAGCGGGAAGGTGTTGCCCAACGGGATTCGGCTGCAGAAGCGGCGGGTACCCATCGGGGTGGTGCTGATTATTTTTGAGTCGCGGCCGAATGTGACGTCGGATGCCGCATCGCTGTGTCTCAAGGCTGGGAACGCGGCCATTTTGCGGGGTGGGAAAGAAGCGAAGCATTCGAACGCGGTGATCGCCTCGTGTGTACAGGCTGGTCTCGCGGCGGCGGGGCTGCCCGAGGATGCGGTCCAACTGGTGGAGACGACTGATCGGGCGGCGGTGGGGCATCTGCTGGCGCAGGAAGGCGTCATCGATGTGTGCATCCCCCGGGGCGGGGAGTCGCTGATCCGGGCGGTGGTTGAGCAGGCGAAGATCCCGGTGATCAAGCACTACACGGGCAACTGCCACGTCTATGTGGATGAGTTCGCGGATGCGGCGATGGCGGTCGAGATCTCCCGTAATGCGAAGACGCATCGCACCGGCGTGTGCAATGCCGCTGAGACGATCCTGGTGCATCAGGCTGCAGCGAAGGCGGGTGTGCTCAAGAAGATTGGCGACGCGTTGCTGGCTGAGGGTGTGGAGGTCCGGGGGGATGCTGCGACGCAAGAAGCGATCACCGGCAGCAAAGCTGCTAGCGATGCGGACTGGGGGACGGAGTATCTCGACAAGATTGTGGCGATCAGGGTGGTGGATTCGCTGGGCGAGGCGATCGAGCACATCAATCGTTACGGGTCGCGGCACACCGACGCGATCGTGACGAAGGACCTAGCGGCGGCGGAGCGGTTTACGAACGAGGTGGATACCGCGAACGCGTTTGTGAACTGCTCGACACGGTTTAGTGATGGGTTTCAGTATGGGCTGGGTGCCGAGATCGGCATCTCGACCGACAAGCTGCACGCGCGGGGGCCGATGGGGGCGGATGACCTGACGACGACCAAGTGGGTGGCTTATGGGGATGGACAGGTGCGGTCGTGA
- a CDS encoding DNA-3-methyladenine glycosylase produces MPKRLGRRFYRRPADELARTLLGCRMVRRLKDGTRLSGVIIEVEAYLGIQDQAAHTFGGRRTPRNEAMWGDGGLGYVYFTYGMHHCFNIVAQRIDQPEAVLVRALEPSKGLEAMRERRPKAKRDTDLCSGPAKLCAAMAIDRSLNAEDLVTSDRLWLETAQKVTDDQVVRTPRIGIDYAGDWVDRPLRFCVRGHPHLSRSTP; encoded by the coding sequence ATGCCTAAGCGACTCGGCCGACGGTTCTACCGACGACCCGCAGACGAACTCGCGCGGACCCTCTTGGGATGCCGGATGGTCCGACGCCTCAAAGATGGCACAAGGCTGAGCGGGGTCATCATCGAGGTCGAGGCCTATCTGGGCATTCAAGATCAGGCTGCGCACACCTTCGGCGGGCGCAGAACACCACGCAACGAAGCCATGTGGGGCGACGGCGGGCTGGGTTACGTCTACTTCACCTACGGCATGCACCACTGCTTCAACATCGTCGCCCAGCGAATCGATCAGCCCGAAGCCGTGCTCGTGCGGGCACTGGAACCGAGCAAGGGGTTGGAAGCTATGCGGGAGCGCCGCCCCAAAGCCAAGCGCGACACGGACCTCTGCTCGGGTCCGGCCAAGCTCTGCGCGGCGATGGCAATTGACCGCTCGCTCAACGCCGAAGACCTGGTCACCTCGGATCGTCTCTGGCTCGAAACGGCGCAGAAGGTCACCGACGATCAGGTCGTGCGGACGCCGCGGATCGGGATTGACTACGCTGGAGACTGGGTCGACCGGCCGCTGCGTTTTTGTGTCCGGGGTCACCCTCACCTGAGTCGATCGACGCCATGA
- a CDS encoding aminoacetone oxidase family FAD-binding enzyme has protein sequence MQPRRDHDLAVIGAGAAGLMAAIAAGRTGDGKLRVVALDGARKLGAKILVAGGGRCNVTHDVVTTKDYAGDSANRIGKVLKSFTVEQTVDFFRELGVELKREETGKLFPVTDKAQTVLDALLGACSACGVEIVTGARVELIRREGDVMVISTSEGEYRAREVVLATGGKSLPKTGSDGKGYELVKSLGHSVTATWPALVPLVVEEGHWLTELSGLTVDADVRIERSTGKIVEREHGAVLLTHFGLSGPIPMNLSRHLTAHRMEDPAAVLTINFMDGAGFDEADRWLLEQGQRMRSLRLTGLLRGRLPERLARALVERMADVPMATEVHRLTREHRHALAHALTRLVVPVVRDRGYLFAEVTAGGVPLEEVDLKSMASRRCGGLSLCGEILNVDGRIGGYNFQWAWASGRLAGMSAAKRLLASAAG, from the coding sequence TTGCAGCCGAGGCGCGACCATGATCTGGCGGTGATCGGTGCGGGTGCAGCGGGGCTGATGGCCGCGATCGCGGCGGGACGCACCGGGGACGGGAAGCTCCGCGTGGTTGCGTTGGATGGTGCGAGGAAGCTGGGGGCGAAGATCTTGGTCGCGGGTGGCGGGCGGTGCAATGTCACGCATGACGTGGTGACGACGAAGGACTACGCGGGGGATTCGGCGAACCGGATCGGGAAGGTGCTCAAGTCGTTCACCGTCGAGCAGACGGTTGATTTCTTTCGTGAGTTGGGGGTTGAACTCAAGCGAGAGGAGACCGGCAAGCTGTTCCCGGTCACGGACAAGGCGCAGACGGTGCTTGATGCGCTGCTGGGAGCTTGTTCCGCGTGCGGCGTGGAGATCGTGACCGGGGCGCGGGTCGAGTTGATCCGGCGAGAGGGCGATGTAATGGTGATCTCGACGTCAGAGGGTGAGTACCGGGCGCGGGAGGTCGTGTTGGCGACGGGTGGCAAGAGCCTGCCCAAGACCGGATCGGATGGGAAAGGGTATGAGTTGGTGAAGTCGCTGGGGCACAGCGTGACAGCGACGTGGCCGGCGCTGGTCCCGCTGGTGGTCGAGGAGGGGCACTGGCTGACCGAGTTGTCGGGGCTGACGGTCGATGCGGACGTGCGGATCGAGCGATCGACGGGCAAGATCGTTGAGCGCGAGCACGGGGCGGTGCTGCTGACACACTTCGGGCTCAGCGGGCCGATCCCGATGAACCTCAGCCGTCACCTGACGGCTCATCGGATGGAGGACCCGGCGGCGGTGCTGACGATCAACTTCATGGACGGGGCGGGGTTTGATGAGGCGGACCGGTGGCTGCTTGAGCAGGGGCAGCGGATGCGTTCGCTTAGGCTGACCGGGCTGCTCCGGGGCAGGCTGCCGGAGCGGCTGGCGCGGGCTCTTGTCGAGCGGATGGCGGACGTTCCGATGGCGACCGAGGTGCATCGGCTGACCCGGGAGCACCGGCACGCGCTGGCGCATGCGCTCACGCGGTTGGTGGTGCCGGTGGTGCGTGATCGCGGGTATCTGTTTGCTGAGGTGACGGCGGGCGGGGTTCCGCTGGAGGAAGTGGACCTCAAGTCGATGGCGTCGCGGCGGTGCGGCGGGCTGAGCCTGTGCGGGGAGATCCTGAACGTCGATGGGCGGATCGGGGGGTACAACTTCCAGTGGGCGTGGGCGTCCGGTCGGCTCGCGGGGATGAGCGCGGCGAAGCGTCTGCTGGCGTCGGCGGCGGGATAA
- the ccsA gene encoding cytochrome c biogenesis protein CcsA, whose product MNRAHIWLTILVSWTLLIGELGAQVRPNVDGNALPDTMPTAPPAMLDADDHTGHGHDLEDWLDMEPRSRTAEERKAFSEALNLDGFRRLAVFDGGRMKIIDTLAREQLERIYGKTRYKHPETGYEDAVFTYLDLLFMRTTYQALPLVHVEVLPLRRQMVAHLPADDQESWLRRARLSPELITSPPVIAILSGRGSDLRLQKGLSQVWDGLSALEDIDDRLKVISPLPADNKWHRPLDVLDAMVHGEQLADDATTARAMLVADLWRQLGDNWRIGDVATVNEVIGALTYQIPLVLPETYPAQWKLDVEYLYNATSRFTIGYIGYLLGAVMLLLAFATGRPWLIAGGAVLGGIGFVVHTLGILARIALTGRWPIHNQFESFIAVTWFAVLVGLLFMWFNRAWLFGAAAAALGAAALMVANTFDIPSAEPGKVAGILATSRILYIHVNIVLISYGLIALGFFVSLFYLAAHYLKGEASLRMAAAGIGAVDMAGGSSGSSGDGTPSKGRQGLLRDLDRAQLMVLQLAFWLLGVGILLGAYWADHAWGRWWAWDPKETWALITWIIYLIAIHARFGVKDRGLVTAWLSVLGFLVMLWCYWGVNMLLAGLHSYA is encoded by the coding sequence ATGAACCGTGCGCACATCTGGTTGACGATTTTGGTGTCTTGGACGCTTTTGATTGGCGAGTTAGGCGCGCAAGTGCGTCCAAACGTCGATGGAAACGCACTTCCCGACACCATGCCGACGGCCCCGCCAGCCATGCTCGACGCCGACGACCACACCGGCCACGGCCACGATCTAGAAGACTGGCTCGACATGGAACCCCGTTCACGCACCGCCGAAGAACGAAAAGCCTTCTCAGAGGCCCTCAACCTCGATGGCTTCCGCCGACTCGCCGTCTTCGATGGCGGACGCATGAAAATCATCGACACCCTCGCCCGCGAACAACTCGAACGAATCTACGGGAAAACCCGCTATAAACACCCCGAAACCGGCTACGAAGACGCCGTCTTCACGTATCTCGACCTTCTTTTCATGCGCACAACCTACCAGGCGCTCCCACTGGTCCACGTCGAGGTTCTCCCGCTCCGCCGGCAGATGGTCGCCCACCTCCCAGCAGACGACCAGGAATCCTGGCTCAGAAGGGCCCGCCTGTCGCCCGAGTTGATCACCAGCCCACCCGTCATCGCCATCCTCTCCGGCCGCGGCAGCGATCTACGCCTGCAAAAAGGCCTCAGCCAAGTCTGGGACGGACTCTCCGCTCTTGAAGACATCGACGATCGACTCAAGGTCATCAGCCCACTGCCCGCAGACAACAAATGGCACCGCCCCCTCGATGTCCTCGACGCCATGGTCCACGGCGAACAACTCGCCGATGACGCCACCACCGCACGCGCAATGCTCGTCGCCGATCTCTGGCGACAGCTCGGCGACAACTGGCGCATCGGCGACGTCGCGACCGTCAACGAGGTCATCGGCGCACTCACCTACCAGATCCCCCTGGTGCTCCCCGAAACCTACCCCGCCCAGTGGAAGCTCGACGTCGAGTACCTCTACAACGCCACCTCGCGCTTCACCATCGGCTACATCGGCTACCTCCTCGGCGCGGTGATGCTCCTCCTGGCCTTCGCCACCGGCCGCCCCTGGCTGATCGCAGGCGGAGCCGTGCTCGGCGGGATCGGGTTTGTCGTCCACACCCTCGGCATCCTCGCCCGCATCGCCCTGACCGGCCGCTGGCCGATCCACAACCAGTTCGAGTCGTTCATCGCCGTGACCTGGTTCGCCGTCCTCGTCGGCCTGCTGTTTATGTGGTTCAACCGCGCCTGGCTCTTCGGTGCCGCCGCTGCCGCCCTCGGGGCCGCAGCCCTGATGGTCGCCAACACCTTCGATATCCCCTCCGCTGAGCCCGGCAAGGTCGCCGGCATCCTCGCGACCAGTCGGATCCTCTACATCCACGTCAACATCGTCCTCATCAGCTACGGCCTGATCGCCCTGGGCTTCTTCGTCAGCCTCTTCTACCTGGCAGCACACTACCTCAAGGGCGAGGCCTCCCTGCGCATGGCCGCGGCCGGCATCGGCGCCGTCGACATGGCGGGCGGGTCATCCGGGAGCTCTGGCGACGGGACACCGAGCAAGGGCCGGCAAGGACTCCTGCGCGATCTCGATCGTGCCCAGTTGATGGTCCTCCAACTCGCCTTCTGGCTCCTGGGCGTCGGCATCCTCCTGGGGGCCTACTGGGCCGACCACGCTTGGGGCCGCTGGTGGGCGTGGGACCCCAAGGAAACCTGGGCGCTCATCACCTGGATCATCTATCTGATCGCCATCCACGCCCGCTTTGGCGTGAAGGATCGCGGACTGGTCACCGCATGGCTCAGCGTTCTGGGCTTCCTCGTGATGCTCTGGTGCTACTGGGGCGTCAACATGCTCCTCGCCGGCCTGCACAGCTATGCCTAA
- a CDS encoding MoxR family ATPase, with amino-acid sequence MADLPDHVMPALERLRGNIRECFLGHSKAIDSILVCLLARGHVLIEDVPGVGKTTLATALARSIDGTIVRLQMTPDMVPADILGVTLWDQHKGEFTFKPGPIFCNILVADEINRTTPRTQSALLEAMSEYQVSVDGYTRKLLEPFLVVATQNPYEFEGTYFLPESQLDRFLMRIRLGYPNADDETQVLIDDPTRTALARLKPVVTAEEIVRLQRLTDEVRFDERLARYIVKLAHATREHNRLQIGLSTRGALALMHAAKATAILDGRTYALPDDVTSNIIPVLAHRVVVRGRLREEDGESIEGLIQRIVETTPSPV; translated from the coding sequence ATGGCCGACCTGCCCGATCACGTCATGCCAGCCCTCGAACGCCTCCGCGGCAACATCCGCGAGTGTTTTCTCGGACACTCAAAGGCCATCGACAGCATCCTTGTCTGCCTCCTCGCCCGCGGACACGTCCTCATCGAGGATGTCCCAGGCGTCGGCAAGACCACCCTCGCCACGGCACTGGCCCGCAGTATCGATGGCACCATCGTCCGCCTCCAGATGACACCCGACATGGTCCCCGCCGACATCCTTGGCGTCACACTCTGGGATCAGCACAAAGGCGAGTTCACCTTCAAGCCCGGGCCCATCTTCTGCAACATCCTCGTCGCCGACGAGATCAACCGCACCACCCCGCGAACCCAGTCCGCCCTCCTCGAGGCCATGAGCGAGTATCAGGTCTCTGTCGACGGCTACACCCGAAAACTCCTCGAACCCTTCCTCGTCGTCGCCACCCAGAATCCCTACGAGTTCGAGGGCACCTACTTCCTCCCCGAATCCCAGCTCGACCGCTTTCTCATGCGCATCCGCCTCGGCTATCCCAACGCCGACGACGAAACCCAGGTCCTGATCGACGATCCCACCCGCACCGCGCTGGCTCGACTCAAGCCCGTCGTGACCGCCGAAGAGATCGTCCGACTCCAACGCCTCACCGATGAGGTCCGCTTCGACGAACGACTCGCCCGCTACATCGTCAAACTCGCCCACGCCACCCGAGAGCACAACCGACTCCAGATCGGCCTCTCCACCCGCGGAGCCCTCGCCCTTATGCACGCCGCCAAGGCCACCGCCATCCTCGATGGCCGCACCTACGCCCTCCCCGATGACGTCACCAGCAACATCATCCCCGTCCTCGCCCACCGCGTGGTCGTCCGCGGGCGACTCCGTGAGGAAGACGGCGAGTCCATCGAAGGACTGATCCAACGCATCGTGGAGACCACCCCCTCACCCGTCTAG
- the cdaA gene encoding diadenylate cyclase CdaA: protein MDLDLGLDNLLRRIVGYLETEPVQVVIELLVIAFVVTMILRFLRGTRGARVVKGLALVLVVGTVLIQLLAGDENLSRLKLLYDSFLTLVSVMLVVVFAPELRRAFMRLGEANFFTQGGVRRARVVEEIVESIQYLSRNKIGALIAIERQVGLRGIIEVGTRLDAEISSELLNTIFWPGSALHDLGVVVQGDRLVAAGAQFPLAEREDLPKELGSRHRAAIGLSEEADALILVVSEETGIISVAERGVLRRNLTVDDLRPELNRVFGQLALGERADSAAAEAGATSDTTKLAGKA, encoded by the coding sequence ATGGACCTGGATCTTGGTCTGGACAACCTGCTGCGACGGATCGTCGGCTATCTGGAGACGGAGCCGGTGCAGGTTGTTATTGAGCTGCTGGTGATCGCGTTCGTGGTGACGATGATCCTGCGGTTCCTGCGGGGGACTCGTGGGGCGCGGGTGGTCAAGGGTCTGGCGTTGGTGCTGGTGGTGGGGACGGTGCTGATTCAGTTGCTGGCTGGGGATGAGAACCTGAGTCGGTTGAAGTTGCTGTATGACAGTTTTCTGACGCTGGTGTCGGTGATGCTGGTGGTGGTGTTCGCGCCGGAGCTGAGACGAGCGTTTATGCGTCTGGGGGAGGCGAACTTTTTTACGCAGGGCGGGGTGCGGCGGGCACGGGTGGTGGAGGAGATTGTTGAGTCGATTCAGTACCTGTCTCGGAACAAGATTGGGGCGTTGATCGCGATCGAGCGTCAGGTAGGGTTGCGGGGGATTATCGAGGTCGGGACGCGGCTGGACGCGGAGATTTCGAGCGAGTTACTTAACACGATTTTCTGGCCCGGTTCGGCCTTGCATGATCTCGGAGTGGTGGTTCAGGGTGATCGGCTTGTGGCGGCGGGGGCTCAGTTCCCGCTGGCCGAGCGTGAAGACCTGCCCAAAGAGCTTGGGTCGCGGCACCGGGCGGCGATCGGTTTGTCGGAGGAGGCTGATGCATTGATCCTGGTGGTCTCCGAGGAGACGGGGATCATCTCGGTGGCGGAGCGGGGGGTGCTGAGGCGGAATCTGACGGTTGATGACCTGCGGCCGGAGTTGAATCGTGTGTTTGGTCAGTTGGCGCTAGGCGAGCGGGCTGACTCTGCGGCGGCGGAGGCGGGAGCGACGTCTGACACCACTAAACTGGCTGGTAAGGCTTAG
- a CDS encoding CrcB family protein, with the protein MSLLLKLTLIAGAGAAGAVARYGLTHATGWVLRPWTPDGWVWGTLAVNTLGCLLFGVVWAATEGKWPGAVEVRYAVLVGFLGSFTTFSTFAFEAVGLGVNQRPLLAAVHVAAHVGLGVAGVAGGLWLGARLLASSQA; encoded by the coding sequence ATGAGTCTGCTCCTTAAACTGACACTGATTGCTGGCGCGGGCGCTGCGGGAGCGGTGGCGCGGTATGGGTTGACGCACGCGACGGGTTGGGTCTTGCGGCCGTGGACGCCTGATGGCTGGGTGTGGGGGACGCTGGCGGTGAACACGCTTGGGTGTTTGTTGTTCGGGGTGGTCTGGGCGGCGACGGAGGGGAAATGGCCTGGGGCGGTTGAGGTCAGGTATGCGGTCCTGGTGGGCTTTTTGGGTTCTTTCACGACGTTTTCGACGTTTGCGTTCGAGGCGGTGGGGCTTGGCGTCAACCAGCGGCCGTTGCTGGCGGCGGTTCATGTTGCGGCTCACGTCGGGCTCGGGGTCGCTGGCGTGGCTGGCGGGCTGTGGCTCGGGGCGCGGTTGCTGGCGTCGTCTCAGGCTTAA